A genomic window from Camelus ferus isolate YT-003-E chromosome 9, BCGSAC_Cfer_1.0, whole genome shotgun sequence includes:
- the FBL gene encoding rRNA 2'-O-methyltransferase fibrillarin isoform X2, giving the protein MKPGFSPRGGGFGGRGGFGDRGGRGGGRGGFGGGRGGFGGGRGRGGGFRGRGRGGGGGGRGGGFQSGGNRGRGRGGKKGNQSGKNVMVEPHRHEGVFICRGKEDALVTKNLVPGESVYGEKRVSISEGDDKIEYRAWNPFRSKLAAAILGGVDQIHIKPGAKVLYLGAASGTTVSHVSDIVGPDGLVYAVEFSHRSGRDLINLAKKRTNIIPVIEDARHPHKYRMLIAMVDVIFADVAQPDQTRIVALNAHTFLRNGGHFVISIKANCIDSTASAEAVFASEVKKMQQENMKPQEQLTLEPYERDHAVVVGVYRPPPRVKN; this is encoded by the exons GTTTCAGCCCCCGTGGGGGCGGCTTCGGTGGCAGAGGTGGCTTTGGTGACCGTGGCGGTCGCGGTGGAGGCCGTGGAGGCTTTGGCGGAGGCCGAGGAGGCTTTGGCGGGGGCCGAGGTCGAGGCGGAGGCTTCAGGGGCCgtggacgaggaggaggaggaggaggaagag GCGGCGGGTTCCAGTCTGGTGGCAACCGGGGTCGTGGTcggggaggaaaaaagggaaaccaGTCCGGGAAGAATGTGATGGTGGAGCCTCATCGCCACGAGG GTGTCTTCATTTGTCGAGGAAAGGAAGATGCACTGGTTACCAAGAATCTGGTCCCTGGAGAATCAGTTTATGGAGAGAAGAGAGTCTCCATTTCG GAGGGAGATGACAAAATTGAGTACCGTGCCTGGAACCCCTTCCGTTCCAAGCTGGCGGCAGCAATCCTGGGCGGCGTGGACCAGATCCACATCAAGCCTGGGGCCAAGGTGCTCTACCTCGGGGCTGCCTCGGGCACCACCGTCTCCCACGTCTCTGACATCGTAGGCCCG GATGGTCTGGTCTATGCAGTTGAGTTCTCCCACCGTTCTGGCCGTGACCTCATTAACTTGGCCAAGAAGAGGACCAACATTATTCCTGTCATTGAAGATGCCCGGCACCCACACAAATACCGCATGCTTATCG CGATGGTAGACGTGATCTTTGCCGATGTGGCCCAGCCAGACCAGACCCGGATTGTAGCCTTGAATGCCCACACCTTCCTACGTAATGGAGGGCACTTTGTGATTTCCATTAAG GCCAACTGCATAGACTCCACAGCATCTGCCGAGGCCGTGTTTGCCTCTGAAGTGAAAAAGATGCAACAGGAGAACATGAAGCCTCAGGAGCAGTTGACCCTAGAGCCATACGAGAGAGACCACGCTGTGGTCGTGGGTGTGTACAG GCCACCCCCCAGGGTGAAGAACTGA
- the FBL gene encoding rRNA 2'-O-methyltransferase fibrillarin isoform X1, translating to MKPGFSPRGGGFGGRGGFGDRGGRGGGRGGFGGGRGGFGGGRGRGGGFRGRGRGGGGGGRGDRRGSFSWTCQAGREELWGRRLSLHLCLAGGGFQSGGNRGRGRGGKKGNQSGKNVMVEPHRHEGVFICRGKEDALVTKNLVPGESVYGEKRVSISEGDDKIEYRAWNPFRSKLAAAILGGVDQIHIKPGAKVLYLGAASGTTVSHVSDIVGPDGLVYAVEFSHRSGRDLINLAKKRTNIIPVIEDARHPHKYRMLIAMVDVIFADVAQPDQTRIVALNAHTFLRNGGHFVISIKANCIDSTASAEAVFASEVKKMQQENMKPQEQLTLEPYERDHAVVVGVYRPPPRVKN from the exons GTTTCAGCCCCCGTGGGGGCGGCTTCGGTGGCAGAGGTGGCTTTGGTGACCGTGGCGGTCGCGGTGGAGGCCGTGGAGGCTTTGGCGGAGGCCGAGGAGGCTTTGGCGGGGGCCGAGGTCGAGGCGGAGGCTTCAGGGGCCgtggacgaggaggaggaggaggaggaagaggtgacaGAAGAGGAAGCTTTTCCTGGACTTGccaggcggggagggaggagctgtGGGGTCGCCGTCTCTCATTGCATCTCTGCCTTGCAGGCGGCGGGTTCCAGTCTGGTGGCAACCGGGGTCGTGGTcggggaggaaaaaagggaaaccaGTCCGGGAAGAATGTGATGGTGGAGCCTCATCGCCACGAGG GTGTCTTCATTTGTCGAGGAAAGGAAGATGCACTGGTTACCAAGAATCTGGTCCCTGGAGAATCAGTTTATGGAGAGAAGAGAGTCTCCATTTCG GAGGGAGATGACAAAATTGAGTACCGTGCCTGGAACCCCTTCCGTTCCAAGCTGGCGGCAGCAATCCTGGGCGGCGTGGACCAGATCCACATCAAGCCTGGGGCCAAGGTGCTCTACCTCGGGGCTGCCTCGGGCACCACCGTCTCCCACGTCTCTGACATCGTAGGCCCG GATGGTCTGGTCTATGCAGTTGAGTTCTCCCACCGTTCTGGCCGTGACCTCATTAACTTGGCCAAGAAGAGGACCAACATTATTCCTGTCATTGAAGATGCCCGGCACCCACACAAATACCGCATGCTTATCG CGATGGTAGACGTGATCTTTGCCGATGTGGCCCAGCCAGACCAGACCCGGATTGTAGCCTTGAATGCCCACACCTTCCTACGTAATGGAGGGCACTTTGTGATTTCCATTAAG GCCAACTGCATAGACTCCACAGCATCTGCCGAGGCCGTGTTTGCCTCTGAAGTGAAAAAGATGCAACAGGAGAACATGAAGCCTCAGGAGCAGTTGACCCTAGAGCCATACGAGAGAGACCACGCTGTGGTCGTGGGTGTGTACAG GCCACCCCCCAGGGTGAAGAACTGA